In Leptospira brenneri, one DNA window encodes the following:
- a CDS encoding response regulator transcription factor, which yields MVSKSSIGVFIIDDHPMLRKGLQSEIEADPDLKFVGSAESIREGLLLISFKQTNVLIMDISLKDENGISEFSNIKNKFPNLKIVFFTMHRDWTYLQKVAILGADAYILKTESVGSIISIVKQVYVGKKVFPEEVMGIVDQLDFGDNLAKKIETLTKREKEIITHLMDGKINREIASDLQLSIRTVEAHRSSIMQKLEIDSSIKLAQIILRLQSSNLL from the coding sequence TTGGTTTCCAAATCTTCTATTGGTGTCTTTATCATTGATGATCATCCGATGCTTCGGAAGGGTTTGCAGTCTGAGATTGAGGCAGACCCTGACCTGAAGTTTGTTGGTTCTGCAGAATCAATTAGAGAGGGCCTACTTTTAATTTCTTTTAAACAAACCAATGTTCTGATTATGGATATTTCATTGAAAGATGAAAATGGAATATCCGAATTTTCTAATATAAAAAATAAGTTTCCGAATCTGAAGATAGTTTTTTTTACGATGCATCGAGACTGGACCTATCTTCAAAAGGTAGCAATACTTGGAGCCGATGCTTATATACTGAAAACAGAATCTGTTGGTAGTATCATTTCTATTGTAAAGCAAGTGTATGTTGGTAAGAAAGTGTTTCCTGAAGAGGTGATGGGTATTGTTGATCAGCTAGATTTTGGAGATAATTTGGCTAAAAAAATTGAAACTCTAACAAAGAGGGAGAAAGAAATTATAACGCACTTAATGGATGGAAAAATAAATCGAGAAATTGCAAGTGATCTACAGCTAAGCATTCGGACAGTTGAGGCGCACCGTTCTTCGATAATGCAAAAACTTGAAATTGATTCATCGATAAAATTGGCACAAATCATTTTGCGATTACAATCCAGTAATTTATTATAA
- a CDS encoding sensor histidine kinase, whose translation MDIQLSRRIVLFFLSVFLCSGCTTNKDEQVAPTAKNGFLDLTSTNVNSGLTIPLSGEWKFYWNQFILPRKNAKDSNDQFIFKKSPSVWNDTEYFGTTVGSFGYASYELDIKLSKDSPAMAMYIPDIGTAYELYINGELLSQAGIVSKTANNSKAQYRPQIITLPNIDHLNIIIHVSNYQNLWGGYWYPIQLGKVETIFRERQIQSGLSIAVCIAAGMMACYNLIFYIFRRKDTTPILFEIHCILILLRALTTGERIGHLAFDFLSWEILNRIEYFSTFCSGPVLYTFLYRFIPNEFWKKYGFYFNFPLYTMCVLILTTPNTFYAIFLNPLLFYIFFTVIPGWMIMILIGVFKKQKGAWVLLMGYFGLMVANVNDSLVIFGLLNSFYMIPYGQIFLIISHSIIISKRYSNSLTESENISHQMKTLVTSTQKIMSSPDYTSAAKSALEILSENNKDNKELYIFLPDTSGKTWKRYSIDTKFDLKVTEVSDLIEDRSSGLEFNRLKEPIILNDRLFLPITQKEHIFLILDIPAKSFTRNESDMDWVQGIAYALTLSLQNLMRQDINQLAIIGELTSEIAHDIGHHVLLIQKSLQYIELNPTLNFTLFKQAKKEIEALSNLSVDILEFSKKRIFLDLKLINAKDFFSSVEEDLILLFENSDIKLNFQNLSSDWIKIDELRMRRVCLNIAKNCLDLKEEVSEFSVLIQSENSALIIIMEDDGPGINDNLKDIIFNTKLESSKPQGTGLGLSIVRKIANAHGGEILLTSNPKGGTRFSILLPLS comes from the coding sequence TTGGACATTCAGCTCAGTCGTCGGATCGTTCTATTTTTCTTAAGTGTTTTTCTTTGTTCTGGATGCACCACAAACAAAGACGAACAGGTTGCACCCACTGCAAAAAATGGATTTTTAGATTTAACCAGTACAAACGTTAATAGTGGTTTAACGATACCACTTTCAGGAGAATGGAAATTTTATTGGAATCAATTCATTTTGCCAAGGAAAAATGCAAAGGATTCAAATGACCAATTTATATTCAAAAAAAGCCCTTCCGTATGGAATGATACAGAATACTTCGGCACCACCGTAGGTAGTTTTGGGTATGCCAGTTATGAATTAGACATTAAGCTTAGCAAAGATTCTCCTGCCATGGCAATGTACATTCCGGACATTGGTACTGCTTATGAACTTTACATCAATGGAGAATTGTTAAGTCAGGCAGGTATTGTCAGTAAAACAGCAAATAACTCTAAAGCACAATACCGACCACAAATCATTACACTTCCCAATATAGATCATCTAAATATAATCATACATGTCTCAAACTATCAAAATCTTTGGGGCGGGTATTGGTACCCCATTCAACTAGGGAAAGTAGAAACTATCTTTCGTGAGAGACAAATTCAATCTGGCCTAAGTATTGCCGTATGTATCGCTGCTGGGATGATGGCATGCTACAATCTAATATTTTATATTTTCAGAAGAAAAGATACGACTCCAATTTTATTCGAAATTCATTGTATTCTAATACTACTCAGAGCATTAACAACAGGAGAACGGATCGGACATTTAGCCTTTGATTTTTTATCATGGGAAATACTCAATCGAATTGAGTATTTTTCTACATTTTGTTCTGGGCCAGTATTATATACTTTTTTGTATCGATTTATCCCCAATGAATTTTGGAAAAAATATGGATTCTACTTTAATTTTCCACTTTATACAATGTGTGTTTTGATATTAACAACTCCAAACACCTTTTATGCAATTTTTTTAAACCCATTACTATTTTATATTTTTTTCACCGTCATTCCTGGTTGGATGATAATGATATTAATCGGAGTTTTTAAAAAACAAAAAGGGGCATGGGTTTTACTTATGGGATATTTCGGGCTTATGGTTGCAAATGTTAACGATAGCTTAGTGATATTTGGGTTATTAAATAGTTTCTATATGATTCCATATGGCCAAATATTTTTAATCATATCCCATTCGATTATCATTTCGAAACGATATTCAAACTCTTTAACAGAATCCGAAAATATTTCGCATCAGATGAAAACTCTAGTGACTTCAACCCAAAAAATCATGTCCTCACCTGACTATACATCAGCAGCAAAATCCGCTTTAGAGATACTTTCAGAAAACAATAAAGACAACAAAGAGTTATATATCTTTTTGCCAGATACTTCTGGCAAAACCTGGAAACGATATTCAATCGATACAAAATTTGACCTAAAAGTGACAGAAGTTTCTGACTTAATCGAGGACAGAAGTTCGGGACTTGAATTTAATCGACTTAAGGAACCTATCATTTTGAATGATCGGCTGTTTTTACCAATCACACAAAAGGAACATATATTTCTTATTTTAGATATCCCTGCAAAGAGTTTTACTCGTAACGAATCAGATATGGATTGGGTTCAAGGAATTGCCTATGCCCTAACACTTTCTTTACAAAACTTAATGCGCCAAGATATCAACCAGTTAGCAATCATCGGTGAATTGACTTCAGAAATAGCTCACGATATTGGCCATCATGTTTTACTGATTCAAAAAAGTTTACAATACATAGAATTGAACCCTACCCTAAATTTCACTTTATTCAAACAGGCAAAAAAAGAAATCGAAGCATTATCAAATCTTTCTGTTGATATTTTGGAATTCTCTAAAAAAAGAATTTTTTTGGATTTAAAACTGATTAATGCCAAAGATTTTTTCTCCTCCGTTGAAGAAGATTTAATTCTATTGTTCGAAAACAGTGATATAAAACTTAATTTCCAAAATTTAAGTTCCGATTGGATCAAAATTGACGAGCTACGAATGAGAAGAGTTTGTTTGAATATAGCAAAGAACTGTTTAGATTTGAAAGAGGAAGTTTCTGAATTTTCCGTCTTAATTCAATCTGAAAATTCGGCCTTAATCATTATTATGGAAGACGATGGTCCAGGAATTAATGATAATCTTAAAGATATTATTTTTAATACAAAATTAGAATCTTCAAAACCACAAGGAACCGGTTTAGGTTTGTCTATTGTTCGAAAAATTGCGAATGCGCACGGTGGAGAAATTTTACTAACATCAAATCCAAAGGGAGGAACTCGGTTTTCAATTCTATTACCGCTCTCGTAA
- a CDS encoding phosphatidate phosphatase App1 family protein, which yields MKTFTRLILLFTFILSYQNIFASNLDEDDELIFYPTFLYLDSSKNEYKVKIHTHVFEKKEDSIKRKILIKYLSTEIGENPDSNSEIFKERTKWFLIDNKRGKEISIELFGKIFPLNETGPNGRSITEISIDKSLLSQENLESGFVDFKSITTKKNKNIYNGKFFLIKEDTTCLISDIDDTLKISDVRNKKALIKNSFMKPFQLVSGMNDFYNQIQSSGNSCFVNVSASPWQMYSVLNQFFTESGFPRTGYSMKDFRFKDSDFFNLFEKPEIYKFSTIEPMIQEWKKVKFILVGDSGEKDPEAYAKLASKYPNQVSRIYIRIAYDEDLTSRITNVFENIPKHKFQFFRTVSEIK from the coding sequence ATGAAAACATTCACTAGACTCATACTCCTTTTTACATTTATTTTAAGTTATCAAAACATATTCGCATCAAACCTTGATGAAGATGATGAATTGATTTTTTATCCGACTTTTTTATACCTTGATTCCAGTAAGAACGAATACAAAGTAAAAATCCATACTCATGTATTCGAAAAAAAAGAAGATTCCATCAAACGCAAAATTTTAATTAAATATTTATCAACGGAAATTGGGGAAAATCCTGATTCAAATTCAGAAATTTTCAAAGAAAGAACAAAATGGTTTCTCATCGATAACAAACGAGGAAAGGAAATCTCCATTGAATTGTTTGGTAAAATTTTCCCTCTAAACGAAACAGGCCCAAATGGTAGGTCCATCACAGAGATATCCATAGATAAATCGCTTCTTTCACAGGAAAACCTGGAATCAGGTTTTGTTGATTTCAAAAGTATAACGACGAAGAAAAATAAAAACATCTACAATGGTAAATTTTTCCTAATCAAAGAAGACACAACTTGTCTAATTTCGGATATTGATGATACACTCAAAATCAGTGACGTAAGAAACAAAAAGGCCCTGATCAAAAATAGTTTCATGAAACCATTTCAACTTGTATCGGGAATGAATGATTTTTATAACCAAATCCAATCCTCTGGTAACAGTTGTTTTGTAAATGTAAGTGCTAGTCCCTGGCAAATGTATTCGGTATTAAATCAATTTTTTACCGAAAGTGGTTTTCCAAGAACTGGGTATTCTATGAAAGATTTTCGATTTAAGGATTCAGACTTTTTCAATCTATTTGAAAAACCGGAGATTTATAAATTTAGTACCATCGAACCAATGATTCAGGAATGGAAAAAAGTAAAATTTATCTTAGTGGGAGACTCTGGAGAAAAAGATCCAGAAGCCTATGCAAAACTTGCTTCCAAGTATCCAAACCAAGTAAGTCGTATTTATATTCGCATTGCCTACGATGAAGATTTGACATCTAGGATCACCAATGTTTTTGAAAATATACCCAAACATAAATTTCAATTTTTCCGCACTGTTTCAGAAATCAAATAA
- a CDS encoding ClpP family protease, with product MEATQTYSNGQIENVYLEQRKVFLWGEVNDNSARYLIDRFLYLEAIDPTRPITLYIHSPGGSTYAGLAILDVMKSLHNPVYTTCLGMAMSFGAVLLLSGVKGHRFAYPHSKVLIHQPHVMGEFKGPAEDIRIFAESVKREKDLLNEIMAKATGQPLEKLKEDTERDTWFSAAEALEYGIIDKIIGD from the coding sequence TTGGAAGCAACACAAACTTATTCGAATGGACAAATTGAAAATGTGTATTTAGAACAACGAAAAGTTTTTCTCTGGGGTGAAGTGAATGATAATTCAGCGAGATACTTGATAGATCGTTTTTTATATCTCGAGGCAATAGACCCGACAAGACCAATCACTTTATACATTCATTCTCCTGGAGGATCGACTTACGCAGGATTGGCGATACTCGATGTGATGAAGAGTCTTCATAATCCAGTTTATACAACTTGTTTAGGAATGGCTATGTCCTTCGGTGCAGTACTTCTACTTTCTGGAGTGAAGGGACATCGTTTTGCTTACCCTCATAGTAAAGTTCTCATCCACCAACCACATGTTATGGGCGAGTTTAAGGGCCCAGCGGAAGACATCAGGATTTTTGCAGAATCTGTTAAGAGAGAAAAGGATTTGTTAAACGAAATCATGGCAAAGGCTACAGGGCAACCGTTGGAAAAATTGAAGGAAGATACCGAGAGGGATACCTGGTTTTCTGCTGCCGAAGCGCTTGAATACGGAATCATCGATAAGATTATTGGCGATTGA